The sequence GGTTTTTGTAAATGGTATACTTGTgtatctcattcgtgaaatgtCGCAAACCGACTTACACTTcgctattttgatgcgtgtTTATAGTCGTATGTAATGTCGCttatcactttctgacatttcacgattgtGTTCTGCTGTGAATGACGTGCCTCTCATGAAGACTGACATGCTTAGTTTTTGGATAAATTAAGTGTTcacaacattaaaattagtattgaagacatttgttataaatatatcttacaacgttgttaaatacttactatttttgatcgagtagtgtgtacaccggttttcatgggtacgccactccgaggtcccgggttcgattcctggccgagacgatgtagaaaaagttcattagttttctatgttgtcttgggtctgggtgtttgtggtaccgtcgttacttctgattttccataacacaagtgctttagctacttacattgggatcagagtgatgtatgtgatgttttccaatatttatttacgtaacttATATCCAATTAGTAATGACGACAACGATGACGGTAAAATGCTAAGATAATCTCTTGTTATGtaactgaaaaaatattgtgCATATGTAAATACTATTCAGTACTGATTTAATACCACAGCGCTCATTGAAATGAGTATTTTTCATTAACAACTGTCAGATGATTTGTTTATGtagtaaatgtattaataattatacataaccCCTAACAGTTTTACAAAGCAGCTGGAAGAtcagcggttttttttaattccacatAAGGTTAGGGTATCTATTTAAGGTTAAAGATAACTTGCCCTAACATAAGCTATTCCGCATGGGGAAGGCGTCATCTTTAGTAGTTTTTGTTGAACATAGCGCAATGGCAATCGAACAGAATGTTGTTCAGCTGTCAATCTAACGAAACTGGTCCAGGAATTCATATGCAACATAATCTTCTATCTATttaaatctcagaaactataacaactACACACTTGAAATTTGccttataaatagtaaataatatatatatatattgccttataaataataaatagtaagtaatataaattaggtTCCTCATAGGGTTTAGACATCAGCTAAGAACGGCttttttacgaaactccacccctaagagCGTAAAAcgagggttgaaagtttgtgttttataaatttcgcgaggGCCTGAAattcaaatagtatatatatatcaataatcatAATGGCCATTTTCggaatttatagaaataaatgtgctgcaacgccatctagtggtgAAGATTATCTTATACTATgccccagcttcgcacgggtgcaatgctgatactaaatatgtatattgtgggttatccctaagagataggtATATACCACAGggcttttttgtagacctttttaaggtgtacaatactgtagtacattattttgatctatctcgtagcgTTTGCACTATAAgcgtaaaaaaatgtgtttatatatgaCATCGCATTagaaacatctaaaaatatcaatcagtgtttctctactaatgcatgtattatactgataaccttcctcttgaatcactgtttctattaaaaaaaaaccgtatcaaaacacatagggacagacagacagcgggatgagattttgttttgtactatgtaGCATATACGACTTGCGCACATTCAAATATGTTGTTATTACAATGACAGAAATCTTCACGCTGCTCCCGATAATTGTACAAAGTTTCGAATGAATCGAATTAACTtaacaatacttatataaaaattatatcgctCCGGCCGTTTCattgacaataattaatatctattatcTTTAATAGACCTTGTTGAGCAGAAATGTTCCAACTCACATTAAcactaataaaagttattaatatttaaaatagaaaacattttttatagtgaCAACACTGTGAATATAATTCATGATTTCAATGTATTCTATGTTTTCATTAAAGGTGATAAAAAACTCCACCTTCTCTCACGCGTCCGACGTGTGGTCCTACGGTGTACTTCTATGGGAACTGCTGACGGGCGAAACGCCATACAAGGGGATCGATGCGTTAGCCGTAGCGTACGGCGTCGCGGTGAACAAGCTGACATTACCCATACCGAGCACGTGTCCGGAACCATGGAGAGTTTTGATGGAAGGtaagaaaatatgtatatttaatacataaatcaccttgaatctttaaaataacacgCAACACTTCACTTTGTTGGTGCAAACTCATCTGCCGTCACGTATTCTATCCAACCAATTCAACAATTTCtattcaaacaacaatacttaggggacacaacatcttagctcccaaggttggtgctgCATTGGTGAATTGCCACCAGTTGtcccatttgccggtccactatattataaaataaaataaaaagtgtagGTATATAAGTTACGAAAAAAATGATATCTTCTCTCAAAGAGAAGACTTGGAGTTTATGCCACCCAGCTGCTCCAATGGACATGAGACAGACAATACAAAGACAATAGTCATACGACAATTCCaggttttcttttgttttttttttcaatgcgaAGTACGAGTTGATTTCTAGCGACGCGGTCACATCGGCTTTACTTCTTTAGGTATTTTTAGAGGAAACTCCACGAGCTTTAATCCAAAATtactaaaatctatattattctgtcttaactgttttttttttttaagtttttgcaagtgtgtatttttttaaacccaTGGCATGTTCGATATCAAATCAtgcaaatgaattttataatagacaAGACCTTCACGCCTctctctaaaaaatattaaactataatcaTCTCCGGACGATCCCGCGTCGATTGGGTACATTCTCGTACCGATAGGTTCAGTGGTTCTCATATGTTTTACGcacaaagaaataatatatatatagacatggCTTAACACAACCGAATATTACGAATGAATTGCCCGATAATTTAACGCGCAGATATAATCGTAATTACATTTGTTTGACATCGAACGAAGTGGATTTATAAGGTATGCAATATATATTAGCGAACTggaaataatacttaaaagtcTGTTTACTATATTCGAAAAACTATTCGCTTACTAtaacaaatgtattataataagtttacgTATGGATATGCGTTACTTCAGGCACaaagaacataatatcttagtaccCGAGGGTacttgcgcattggcgatgtaaggttaaggttgatattttataacagcgccaatgtcttggCGATGGTGACCTCTGACCATcaggtaaaaaaaatgtacagtactttattaaaacgttttacGTAAAGTGTTGTCATCCCCATCATTCCCTTGCTATAAGGTTCAGAGATATGAGATTAATTATATGGATATTTTAGGTAACTTGTCATTGGATTTATGTGCAGATATCTCATATGCTTAAACGGCAAAACCTTGTACCATACTCTTCGTTATTCGGAAACGTTAGTAGTGCACCCATGTAGCCTTTGAATTTCACCTTCTAGAGAAATCGATTATTCGTAAGCAGAATAAATCGTTTcttgattataaaaacaaaatgattgtGTTAATTCtgactaaatatatattcattccgTTATAGCGTGCTGGCTTTCCAATCCTCGCGAAAGGCCCTTATTCCCCGAGATCCTGACACAGCTGGAGAGGATCAGGCAGTCGGAGTTCACACGAGCGCCTCACGAATCTTTTCACACGATGCAAGACGGTTGGAGGCTCGAGATCGAAGAAGTTTTGCGTGATCTCAGGAGAAAGGAGAAGGTTCGTCTGAATCtagtgttaaatttatttaaattccgataacagtttcgtcgacgttcaaaaagccattttttgcaaatccatagtgaatatcatagataaatatcaagctctcgaccaatgattttgtttatttggcttttctcctatTACGGTTGGAACAGAGtatatatacatgttatatTAGAGAAAAGCCGAAAATTTCAACATCCTAGCTCGAAAaagataagaatttatttttaagtctgtTCTTCAATCTAATTGTATATAGACCTTATATAGGTACCCGTGTGAAGTCGGGATGGGTAGCTagtttaacatataatatagctgtttgaattataaattaatataatatagtgtaTATTTGGAATTAACGgactatattttgatattatcttGGAACGttgtatataggtatatgactatgctttaaatattatgtaggaATATCACACTAAGTTGAATGGAATGCTAGTGATGGTATTTCATATTACAAGAAATACTCGAATGTCTGCGaatgtttttatacattagTTCGTATTATTAACATCGGGCTTTGTTTTTCCTCAAAATGCTTACATAGGAATGCAGAACTATTGAAGAGGTTAgtgttcaatattaatattaaacttggaTTGTTTTCCACGTTTTTTTgttcttcatattttttttattattttagtatgtaGTTATATGATTATCAAATAACTGCCTAGTTCGTCCAGTTGCTAGATATAAGGTCGGAGATTCCGTGGTCAGGTTGTTACTAAAGTTCTCAGTAAAAACCTGGAGTCtcgaagttggaagtgtgtcgGTCTGCGCCTGAATTTTTTCCAGTCGCCGTCCCATccgattatgagagtgagggaatgaAGAGTGCTTCTGTGCTTTTGTGTTTGCGCAGACACTTTTTCACTATAATATTTCCTACGCAGATGGGTAGTCTCCCATGTGAATGATCGCAGTGGTTGAAATCAGCCAGGAGAACATAACATCGTCATGGTTAATCTTGTTCCTTCGATGATGACCTCCTGACGAAAATTTCCGTTGTCCCATGGGCTTATAAGTGTGAAGGAAAAGGCAGTGCGCCTGTGTTTACTGACAAATTTGTACACTTTAATATGCCTTGGACAAATTATTCTCTATCTCTCTGTTTCAATCTCTCTTGAGAAGTATCGCATTTAATGAAGTAAGCCAAAGGGACTCCATCATAAGTCACCAAAAGGTTGACGCTTTTAATGGTGATGGTACCACGCGAGAAAAAATAAGATATGATAGGGGGGATGTATTGTACTTAGCCGGAAATCGCACTGCAATGATCGGactcttaaatatttcttagattttatacctttttttttgtttaaaatcatcAACACGCCAGATCTTTAACGGctcaatgttaaaatatattatcaaataaattccaGGAGCTTCGTTGTCGGGAGGAAGAACTAACTCGTGCTCAGTTACAACAACGTCTAGTCGAGCAGAATCTAGCGCAGAAAGAGAGGGAGCTAGAGATGAGGGAGATCGATCTAGCAGCGAGGGAGTTGCACATACTAATCGTTGCGAGCAACATGTCGCATAGTCAGCCGCCACAGCCTAATAAACGAAaaggtattataaaatatctataagtaATACATTAATATCTGATTATGTTTAGGTGGGCCAACCGATGGCTCAGTACTGAATcacaaaattattgtttagaTATTTTCTTTACTAAGTCTATACAGTTATTGTTTGAGGAAACATTTATGTCATCTAAAAACAATGGTTATTCTACAATAACTATATCGGGTCTCGATACGCACGGGCACCGGTCGAGCGCTGCCTAGAGAGTCCCCAGTTGGCATGTTCCTTCTTATATATTGTCTGAGAATCAACTGGCGACCGTTTACGACAGCTTGATGAGGAAAGGCGCCGTCGACTATGTTCCTGTgttgataaaactttatttggTGTTAAATCATTGACAACACATCGCAGTAAAAAATCCAACCAATCTGGACTTTCTTTCGATCTTAAGATTCTGATTAATACTTACAAAAGGTGGCGTGCGCTCCCACTCGTACAGACACATatctaaataaaagtattataggAGAGGGGCTTACCGTCCCGAGTACCTCATAAGGATATATTGTGAACCAAAAATTTTAAGTCCTCCCCATTATCTAACTAACTTATATTCCAGGCAAATTCAGTAAGATAAAGTTGCTCAAGAAGGACACGATCTCCTCTCCGCTCGACTTCCGGCACACCCTGACCGTGCGACCGTCGGAGGACGAGTGCAGCGTCAAACAGCTGGTAGCCGTCGCCAAGGACACCCCGCCCGGGTCTCCCGCCATCATGAGAGCCATCGCGCGTTAGTATTTCCTCTCCGACCGACGTTCACTAGTAATGTCTCTCGATTGTATTAATGAGATCAATAGTCCTGGCATGTCGGGGTCTGAAGtcatacaagtattttttttaacgagtCAATGGGGAAACCTTCGTAAGGTACATAATTCTCCGCCAACCGCGCTCGCCCAGCGCCCTCAGCGCCCTCAGCCCGACTCCTAGACCATTAATCTCGCCCGTGAGCCCGCGTCGGTGGGCGCCGCGCTCGGCGCGCACTCCCCGGAGTGCCCGCCGAGCGCTAGAGCCGTGGGTCGGCCCGCAGTGCCGGCGGACGGCGTGAAGGGCAAGACGTGGGGCCCGTCCACCGGCCAccagcgcgcgcgcgcgcaccTGCCGCTGCCCGCGCTGCGCCCGCGCGCGCACCGCCCCTCCACCTCCGCGCCGCACCTGCCGCCGCACGCCTCGCCCGCGCGCCACCCGCTGCCAGGTACCCGCCGCCCCTTGCCCCTCTGACCGCGTCCGGCTCGTCCCGGACTGGGACGTTTTCAGGTATATTTCTTGGTTCTCGTGTCCCCGCCCCGTCGATGGGCGTTGTGTAAATTGCTTATCTAGAATGTAGACCCAGTCTCTCGCCCCACCTCTGATCTCCGACGACGGGGACGTCGCCGGGCCGCGTCCGCCTCGGTACCCGCCGGTGCGGGCCCAGGCGGAGCGATAGAGTCGACGCACGTCACAAAATAACCAAAACCCGGGCCGCAGGCTTCGCGATAGGCGCGATCGAGGAACCGAAGCGAAAACCACGAAAGTCGAAATCGCAAGTTCGAGCGCCGAAGGCCGACCTCGCCAAGAAGCGCAGCGGCAGCCACGACGACCTGCTGCGCGAGCGGGAGCCGCGCCGCCACCGCTTCCTGCTGTgctccgccgccgcgccgcccgcctccccgccgcccgcgcccgccgcgccgcacTACGACACGGTGTTCGACGCGCCGCCGCGCAAGCCCGACGTCAAGAGGAACTTCCTCAAGAGCATCCGCTCCAACAGCCTGGCGGGGCTGCGGGCGGTCGCCGGCGGGCTCTCCTCCGAGACGACCGAGCTGCTCCGGGACGAGTAGCGCGCGGGCGGGTCGGGTCGGCGGCGTTTGCCTTCAGCCGACACTCGTACACAGGCTCATTTGCACGTCGACTGCGATCCGTTCTAGCGATACTCGTCCCTGGGcgtcatttttaatctgtaaatatactAGTAAATGAAGTTCCATGGATTTGATATTAGTACGTAATGtagattaagaataaaaaataaataaaaaaagacttatTTTCCTTAGGTTTACTTAGGAGTagctttaaaatcaatatttgtcGAATGTAAATTCTCTTCAATTCTCCAAGAAGTCGCTGCAACAcgtgaataaattttacaataaataaaataatatcatatatcttCTACTCGAAACACGTAGCGAAGCTAACTGAAGCGGgcaaaatcgattttatttttattatatagaataagtAGCGATTggacttgaataaaaaaattgtaaaaaaaaaatgcatgaaGTTAAAAATCTGTGTTTAATCTGTAATACTATGATTTACGCCGCATTTATCTCActagatataatttaatgttaagacTATGTTATTATTTGACGGAATGTACGTAGCTACGTAGATATCAACGATTTGTGTTCATATAGCAattgattttttgattaaaatatattaaaatcgaaatagCATAAAGAAAATCTCAAATTTTTGGTTAATATGGTTTAAACTTAGGTtagtttatttagatatttatctcTTAAAAGACTTAAATGTGAATCAAAATCGGTcgactgaaaataatttaacgtcttgccaattttaaaaacattttaactgcGAACGGTAATATTTAACGAAAGTAAATTTTGATGTGATTCTTTTGCAGTTTTGATCTGtggttttatcatttttttttcttttattttcttgcTGCAAAGGAACGTCTCAAGATAGTCTGCCATATCCCTGtaagtacattttaattgaatttacatattatatcagaGGAAAATAGCCTTTATCACAATGCAAAAGGAACTACtataaaaatgattgtttattttttttaaacattttactagATGACATGTCACAAACAgtgcattttaaataatctgttcGTAATGTGAATTGTTGCAGATTATAGACATATcaatgtaatttagttttttttttttattattatttaaaattagaaagacTTGGATACGATTGTCGTGTGATATTCGAATTTGTGGATTaactgttgatttttttttttttttgtattcgtttgatatttttttattttgtaaattgtaagcATTTGTTTGCTTCCAGCCTGTCTTTATATAGTTAGTTAAAGATAAGCGCTATGCATGCTTCTCAGTTCATAGTTAAGCTATAATCGATATGTCATAagttatacctatatatgtatttgtcgTACTTACTTACTCGTTAGTTCGTATGATATGCTTCGTCTCATATCACCATGTGGCACGCTTTCAAATGTTTACAATCGTTGTGGTGACGTGTTAATGAACGTCTATGGGATttcttaatagatttttttttatttaataatttcgaatatttcataattttagtcGACGGAATCGTATAGGCTTTCAATACTGACGGTaggtgaaattttataatagtacaaataaaactttCCGCTGTAACATTCGACGGTAACATCCTGTGGTGGTGGACACACGACAAACACTAGAGGCTCCGATGTCGATTAATAAATTCTAGAACTATGAATAAGAATACACAGATTAATGCCCTCTGTAAAAGATTATAAACAGAAACTCTTCGGTGATCTGGTTCtctatagttattattaattagtatttttttatatagtaaataaacctTTTCCATAAAATCGACTCTGGTGTATTCTTTTAACATGGGTGTACTAATCAAATAGCAACTAACAAACCCTTTAACAAtcgaaagagagagagagaacaTTTTATCTGTCATTGATAAAATGCAGATTAAAAAAACGGTGAAGGGTGAAACTGAAGTGAATATAAAATTCAGCTTGCGCTTGCCTCGCTCCGGCTACTTAATCGGGGAGATGTGAAGATGACGTATAAACAATAacgattaacaaaaataataagtgccaatgaaaagtttattttgcaCACGTaagtataatagttttatttttatttttgtatcatcATATCCTCCATGTTGCTCATTGTTTAGTGAACTCATGAACTGTTTGGCATGCGTAGACAATAGATTACACACAGCATGTGATTTTATGAACACTGTAGACCGTAGCGTTTGtgttaacactttttttttttttctatttttaaatttcgaatgtaaAATTGTAAGTTATTTCCTGTCTGAAGTGTCTTAGATTCAAATTTCTCTCCCGTTATATctgaaatgttattattgtattaatctacaattgtatattttagtacttgtcagtaattttatattgaatttaccaTGTCGataatatttagtatgaaaattgtattttaaactgcaaattatgttattataatgcaatttgtttgattattaaaaagacaaatattaaattatgttaaattacagaaagtttgatatttaatatagtaattgtaataacataatataaaattatctaacaaaacaaataataactctTCTGTTCTTTAAAACGTGTTAAATCGTTCCAATAGTTTTCATAAACTAGCTTGACGAATTCatgaatgaaacaaataatattcatgtatttGACAATATGCTTCTACTTAACAGTCCGTTTCAATGCAAAGCTTTGATAACAATCGTTCATTACAAAGCCGATGTCGTATATTCATGAGTCGTCGTCTGtcgtctatattaaaaaaaaaaactgtcaaacTTTTGAcgttatattttgacatttatctATTTACAATTTGTCGTCGTATTTTAACTGTTATTGAAACGGACTTAATAAAGAATTTGCTTAATAATTTTCAACTTTATGAATGTGATCACAGAAGTCATTTTTACACAGCACGCACTAGTTATAGTACTAACCTATGTTTTCCATTCACATAGGTTGTTTTCTTCCTTACACAGACTTCAGTCCCGACGACTGGGGGCCCGAGTACCCTCTGAGTTCATCTTCTCGTTATACCATACCGATGCCTACTCTATACAGTACTGAAGGTGAGTTTTATGGACGTTGTCGTGGAATTATTGTGACCTTTTGATGAATAATTTTGAGATAATTAATCAACTCTTGTGTCAGTCGACCAGAGTGAGCTGGCTCAGACACTTGAGTGTGCCCCCGAAGTTCGATTTATtagacacaatttttttaaaatacaatttactaattttattgtatgcaGTAAGTGACCTCCGGAACTGtactaaattaatgtttatatcttatcgttttctttattaaaaaattgcacCCGcctgaagccggggcgggtcgcttcTCTTTCGTAAAATAGTAATGCTCATTACATATTTAACGCGCGTCCGTCCGTCCGCAGGCTACAAGTACAAAAAGCCCAGCATCATCGAGCTGGTGCTGTACAACCTGGCGGCGCTGCTGGGCGGCGTGGCGGCGGGCTACGACCTGCGCGTGTCCAACGTCAGCCCGCTGCACCCCACGCTGCAGCCGCACCGGTACCCGCCGCCctatatttttaaccatttcGTTTCTGAGTAAAGCGTCCCACTTTCCTTGGTTGATATTTTTTAGACAAAAGGATTTTTGAATCGGAATACCTGTAGctggtttataattttatgataaatttatcctaatatttatg comes from Vanessa tameamea isolate UH-Manoa-2023 chromosome 15, ilVanTame1 primary haplotype, whole genome shotgun sequence and encodes:
- the LOC113402108 gene encoding mitogen-activated protein kinase kinase kinase isoform X4 → MPPRPAAGRAAMAAEEDRPPLPLFTAVYDYIAQGEDELSLRRGEIVEVLSKDANISGDEGWWTGKIGDRVGIFPAVYVTDDDPLAVTSVIGDVDPPRVSFSELKLEEVIGVGGFGKVYRGYWNDEVVAVKAARQDANEDIEVIKESVLQEAKLFWMLQHDNIVSLKGVCLEEPNLCLVMEYARGGPLNRVLSGRKIRPGILVDWAIQVARGMAYLHVDAPISLIHRDLKSSNVLLSETILPDDNLEDKTLKITDFGLAREVYKTTRMSAAGTYAWMPPEVIKNSTFSHASDVWSYGVLLWELLTGETPYKGIDALAVAYGVAVNKLTLPIPSTCPEPWRVLMEACWLSNPRERPLFPEILTQLERIRQSEFTRAPHESFHTMQDGWRLEIEEVLRDLRRKEKECRTIEEELRCREEELTRAQLQQRLVEQNLAQKERELEMREIDLAARELHILIVASNMSHSQPPQPNKRKGKFSKIKLLKKDTISSPLDFRHTLTVRPSEDECSVKQLVAVAKDTPPGSPAIMRAIALPADGVKGKTWGPSTGHQRARAHLPLPALRPRAHRPSTSAPHLPPHASPARHPLPGFAIGAIEEPKRKPRKSKSQVRAPKADLAKKRSGSHDDLLREREPRRHRFLLCSAAAPPASPPPAPAAPHYDTVFDAPPRKPDVKRNFLKSIRSNSLAGLRAVAGGLSSETTELLRDE